Part of the Veillonellaceae bacterium genome, AACTTCATTACAATATTGAGATTGTTGGAGATAATCGAGGCAAAGGTGTCCATCATGCCATTAAGAATATGCGTATACATTTCAACCATTTCGATGGCCTGCTTATTCTCGATGATAACATCTTCCAGCAAGTCCTCATCTTCTTCATACATTTTGATTAAATGCTGGAGTTGGCTGTTAGTCCTCATTCTGAGTAGTCTATCTAAAACAATGCCGTTAGAGCGGAGCGATACTGAAAAGTAGGTCAGACCCTTTTGCAGATCAAGCAAATCAAATAGTTCCTGATTTTTCATTGACTTGCGAAGATATGTTTCAATCTCATCAGTCCGGCGGTTTATCTGCTTGAGGTATCTTAGATAATAAGCAGCTGATTTATAAAGAATTTGAAACAAAAATCTGGTTTTCTTAAAGGTACTGAATAAGCGGGCATTTTCCGAACAAAATTCGCTTAAAACGGCATTTTGCTCAAGACAAACAGTTATAAAATGATCAGCTGTAACAATGATGCCCAGTGGGAGTGTATCATAACCGTCTTTACCCCTTAGCACCGGAATATTGGTAATTACCAACAGGCATTCATCTTCGATTTCAGTTCGAGAGCTTTCCTCTTCATCTAGCGCGGCCTTGAGCATTTCGAGGTTAACGCCGGTAAGGGCAGCGGTCTTGTTAAGCTCATCCGCCGTTGGATTTATCAAATTAAACCATGCACCCTTTTCTACAGTATCGGGCGTCAGGGTATTTAAGGTAGTGCAATTGCTTTTATATATATGAAGCATAACT contains:
- a CDS encoding magnesium transporter CorA family protein; translation: MLHIYKSNCTTLNTLTPDTVEKGAWFNLINPTADELNKTAALTGVNLEMLKAALDEEESSRTEIEDECLLVITNIPVLRGKDGYDTLPLGIIVTADHFITVCLEQNAVLSEFCSENARLFSTFKKTRFLFQILYKSAAYYLRYLKQINRRTDEIETYLRKSMKNQELFDLLDLQKGLTYFSVSLRSNGIVLDRLLRMRTNSQLQHLIKMYEEDEDLLEDVIIENKQAIEMVEMYTHILNGMMDTFASIISNNLNIVMKFLASMTIILAIPTMIASFFGMNVPIPLADYPLGFLYIVIIAFLLAVLTVLGLWRKRML